One Tolypothrix bouteillei VB521301 DNA window includes the following coding sequences:
- a CDS encoding HhoA/HhoB/HtrA family serine endopeptidase has product MNTSKHNFQDNDEQNIDSTANRDVNRRNWKKPMSYLGLALVLAGSGITVTGMHLLQPQQAALAVTQNPPDNLATARASNFITEVVDRIGSAVVRIDSSHTVKRPASDIFNDPFFREFFGSEVPSRPSQETVQGVGSGFIMNPNGEILTNAHVVNEADTVTVTLKDGRTFKGQVVGSDPVTDVAVVRIKANNLPTIPLGNSEQLKPGEWAIAIGNPLGLDNTVTEGIISATGRSSSQVGVPTERVNFIQTDAAINPGNSGGPLLNAQGQAIGMNTAIIQNAQGLGFAIPINTAKHIANQLIAKGKVEHAYLGVQMMTLTPELKQQINNNPNAPLSVDESQGVLVVKVVPESPAAKGGIRAGDVIVKVNNESINKADRLQQTVEETSIGSNLQLEIRRNGQTLNLSVKPGALPNTQQEG; this is encoded by the coding sequence ATGAACACTTCAAAACATAATTTTCAAGATAACGATGAACAGAACATTGACTCCACTGCAAATCGTGATGTGAATAGACGTAACTGGAAAAAACCGATGAGTTACCTGGGTTTAGCATTGGTTTTAGCGGGATCGGGAATTACAGTTACAGGTATGCACTTACTGCAACCACAACAAGCAGCACTAGCAGTGACTCAAAATCCACCAGATAACTTAGCAACTGCTCGGGCTTCTAACTTTATCACAGAAGTTGTCGATCGCATTGGTTCTGCAGTAGTGCGGATTGATTCAAGTCACACAGTCAAACGTCCCGCATCTGATATTTTTAACGATCCCTTTTTCCGGGAATTTTTTGGCTCTGAAGTTCCCTCCCGTCCATCACAAGAAACTGTTCAAGGAGTTGGTTCCGGTTTTATCATGAATCCTAACGGTGAAATTTTGACTAACGCTCATGTGGTGAATGAAGCAGACACTGTCACAGTCACCTTAAAGGATGGACGTACCTTTAAAGGTCAGGTCGTGGGTAGCGATCCAGTTACCGATGTTGCTGTTGTCAGAATTAAAGCTAATAACTTACCGACAATCCCGCTAGGAAACTCCGAGCAACTCAAGCCAGGAGAATGGGCTATAGCTATTGGTAACCCTTTGGGTTTGGATAATACGGTTACGGAAGGTATTATTAGTGCTACGGGTCGCTCTAGTTCTCAAGTAGGAGTCCCTACCGAGCGAGTTAACTTTATTCAAACGGACGCAGCTATTAATCCCGGTAATTCAGGTGGACCCTTGCTCAACGCCCAAGGACAAGCCATCGGTATGAACACTGCTATCATTCAAAATGCTCAAGGTTTGGGCTTTGCAATTCCAATCAATACCGCCAAACATATTGCCAATCAATTAATCGCTAAAGGTAAAGTCGAACACGCTTATTTAGGTGTTCAAATGATGACGTTAACACCAGAATTAAAACAACAAATTAACAACAATCCTAATGCCCCTCTTAGTGTTGACGAATCTCAAGGTGTATTAGTTGTTAAGGTTGTTCCTGAATCGCCTGCAGCCAAAGGCGGAATTCGTGCAGGTGATGTGATTGTAAAGGTTAATAATGAATCTATAAATAAAGCGGACAGACTGCAACAAACTGTAGAAGAGACATCTATTGGGAGCAATCTACAATTAGAAATTCGCCGTAACGGTCAGACTCTCAATCTCAGCGTCAAACCAGGAGCGTTACCCAATACTCAGCAGGAAGGGTAG